A single window of Falco rusticolus isolate bFalRus1 chromosome 16, bFalRus1.pri, whole genome shotgun sequence DNA harbors:
- the LOC119158177 gene encoding hydrocephalus-inducing protein homolog, giving the protein VILFNKGVIDAPSKLVLPATALGSCFSFLPQEGIISPDGLQVLRISFSSTILGPFTEEFRFSVGGSPEPVTLTVRGCVIGPTLHFNVPSLHFGDVSFGFPHTLSCRLTNTSLVPVTFNLRIPGDGSGQRSITSFTQISDNACLSWRKGAQHHVEPMEFTIMPCKGTIRSQGALDIQVTLCSNTVRQYELALVLDVDGVGQEVLALPLTARCVVPPLHVLSPVLRFGRCFLKFPYERTLTLVNDSDLPGCYGVLPQEHKEDAAVWYSSPVPCGIIQPHSSVEIPFTLEAQAMGRQDTIASVSVFGNERSPLNVSLVSIGEEPVVYVHPREINFGSIQVLQDASKSLHLSNQAVIPASFCVEMAGKRSRWRIEPSKGVIPPESEVSVAIIANLDDTERFEDEVKVSIENSHTYVIPVQAVGTGTTIVTDKPIAPELNLGLRFR; this is encoded by the exons gtgatCCTGTTTAACAAAGGAGTCATCGATGCCCCCTCCAAGTTGGTCCTTCCAGCGACCGCTCTGGgctcctgcttctcctttctcccccagGAGGGCATCATTTCACCAGATGGCCTCCAAGTCCTCCGGATCTCCTTCAGTTCCACCATCCTGGGGCCATTCACAGAAGAATTCCGGTTCAGTGTGGGTGGGTCCCCTGAGCCTGTGACCTTGACTGTCAG GGGCTGTGTCATTGGACCAACTCTCCATTTCAATGTACCTTCCCTCCACTTCGGTGATGTCTCCTTTG GCTTTCCTCACACCCTGTCGTGTCGCCTCACTAACACCTCCTTGGTGCCTGTGACTTTCAACCTTCGCATTCCTGGCGATGGCTCAGGACAGCGCAGCATCACCAGTTTTACTCAGATTTCAGACAACGCTTGCCTGTCCTGGAGGAAGGGAGCCCAACATCACGTCGAGCCAATGGAATTTACCATAATGCCTTGCAAAGGCACCATCCGCTCCCAAGGAGCCCTGGATATCCAG GTCACCCTGTGTTCCAACACGGTGAGGCAATACGAGCTGGCGCTGGTGCTGGACGTGGATGGTGTTGGCCAGGAGGTGTTGGCGCTGCCTCTCACAGCCAG ATGTGTGGTTCCTCCGCTGCACGTGCTCAGCCCTGTTCTGAGATTCGGACGGTGCTTTCTGAAATTCCCTTACGAGCGGACACTGACCCTTGTGAATGACAGTGATCTTCCAGGCTGCTATGGAGTCCTTCCTCAG GAGCACAAGGAGGATGCTGCTGTGTGGTACTCCAGCCCTGTGCCGTGTGGGATTATCCAGCCTCACAGCTCGGTGGAGATCCCGTTTACGCTGGAAGCCCAGGCGATGGGAAGGCAGGACACTATTGCTAGTGTCTCAGTGTTTGGGAATGAAAGATCCCCGCTG AATGTGTCTTTAGTGAGCATTGGAGAAGAACCGGTTGTCTATGTGCATCCGAGGGAGATAAATTTTGGCAGTATTCAAGTTCTACAAGATGCGTCCAAAAGTCTCCACCTCTCCAATCAGGCTGTCATCCCTGCATCCTTCTGTGTAGAGATG GCTGGCAAACGCTCGCGCTGGAGGATTGAACCCAGTAAAGGAGTGATCCCCCCCGAGAGCGAGGTGTCTGTGGCCATCATAGCAAACTTGGACGACACCGAGAGATTTGAGGATGAGGTGAAGGTGTCCATAGAGAACAGCCACACCTACGTCATCCCCGTCCAGGCTGTCGGCACGGGCACAACGATTGTCACCGACAAACCCATTGCTCCGGAGCTCAACTTGGGCCTCCGCTTCAGGTAG